One segment of Triticum aestivum cultivar Chinese Spring chromosome 2A, IWGSC CS RefSeq v2.1, whole genome shotgun sequence DNA contains the following:
- the LOC123186075 gene encoding FCS-Like Zinc finger 2 — translation MAASATCFFFFDTEPLGEPGMPTLDACALCSKPLARDSDIFMYRGDTPFCSEECRDEQMQPDAICSRQAARRQQRFSSGYDARRWHQDSGKVSVAS, via the coding sequence ATGGCGGCTTCAGCAACGTGCTTCTTTTTCTTCGACACCGAGCCGCTCGGCGAGCCCGGCATGCCGACGCTGGACGCGTGCGCGCTCTGCTCCAAGCCGCTGGCGCGCGACAGCGACATCTTCATGTACAGAGGGGATACGCCCTTCTGCAGCGAGGAGTGCCGTGACGAGCAGATGCAGCCCGACGCTATCTGCTCCAGGCAGGCCGCCCGGAGGCAGCAGCGTTTTTCGTCCGGATACGATGCCCGGCGCTGGCATCAGGACTCCGGGAAGGTGTCCGTCGCGAGCTAG